The proteins below come from a single Trachemys scripta elegans isolate TJP31775 chromosome 16, CAS_Tse_1.0, whole genome shotgun sequence genomic window:
- the LOC117889098 gene encoding dual specificity tyrosine-phosphorylation-regulated kinase 1B-like isoform X1 has translation MVIPSSVEVPPPPAMLLALQTDWGRREPACYLPSSRCHRQPSTGGSSSSAGCQLPPASQPASLGVSLPTEPNMSSQHGHAPFSSIQSMADHPQILPDLSVLQRRIPQTFRDSATAPLRKLSVDLIKTYKHINEVYYAKKKRRAQQVPPEDSSTKKERKVYNEGYDDDNYDYIVKSGERWLERYEIDSLIGKGSFGQVVKAYDHHDQEWVAIKIIKNKKAFLNQAQIELRLLELMNQHDTEMKYYIVHLKRHFMFRSHLCLVFELLSYNLYDLLRNTNFRGVSLNLTRKFAQQLCTALLFLATPELSIIHCDLKPENILLCNPKRSAIKIVDFGSSCQLGQRIYQYIQSRFYRSPEVLLGMPYDLAIDMWSLGCILVEMHTGEPLFSGSNEADQMNRIVEVLGLPPPHMLEQAPKARKYFDKLPEGGWALKKNKEVKKEYKVPGTRRLHEVLGVESGGPGGRRAGEQGHLPSDYLKFKDLVLRMLDYEPRSRITPFYALQHNFFKKTSDEGTNTSNSNSTSPAMEHSHSTSTTSSVSSSGGSSGSSNDNRNYRYSNRYYASTVAAHTDCEMQSPQAPPQQQQPRLWAGGDVPAPPSDGYPPILPHKPTPSQPAAPHFHGAGPHPLFQPAGRTHYHRPPVSPHGTECMELGPGPRHLDCAPFGSSAFRTRAAVGGRAGEGGLPLAYPPHLRSRAEPEDSAPMLGVCVPQSTAASS, from the exons gtggcagcagcagcagtgcaggatgCCAGCTGCCGCCCgccagccagcctgcctctcTGGGCGTCTCCCTTCCCACTGAGCCAAACATGTCGAGCCAGCACGGTCATGCCCCCTTCTCCAGCATCCAGTCCATGGCTGATCACCCGCAG ATCCTGCCAGACCTGAGCGTCCTGCAGAGGCGAATCCCCCAGACCTTCCGCGACTCGGCCACGGCGCCGCTGCGCAAGCTCTCCGTCGACCTCATCAAAACATACAAGCACATCAATGAG GTGTACTATGCCAAGAAGAAGCGGCGGGCGCAGCAGGTGCCCCCCGAGGACTCGAGCACCAAGAAGGAGCGCAAGGTGTACAACGAAGGCTACGACGACGACAACTACGACTACATCGTCAAGAGCGGGGAGCGCTGGCTGGAGCGCTACGAGATCGACTCGCTCATCGGCAAGGGCTCCTTTGGCCAG GTGGTGAAGGCGTACGACCACCACGACCAGGAGTGGGTGGCCATTAAGATCATCAAGAACAAGAAGGCATTTCTGAACCAGGCCCAGATCGAGCTGCGGCTGCTGGAGCTCATGAACCAGCATGATACAGAGATGAAATACTACATCG tgcaccTGAAGCGCCACTTCATGTTCCGGAGCCACCTGTGCCTGGTGTTCGAGCTGCTCTCCTACAACCTGTACGACCTGCTGCGCAACACCAACTTCCGCGGCGTCTCGCTCAACCTCACCCGCAAGTTCGCCCAGCAGCTGTGCACGGCGCTGCTCTTCCTGGCCACCCCCGAGCTCAGCATCATCCACTGCGACCTCAAGCCTGAGAACATCCTGCTCTGCAACCCCAAGCGCAGCGCCATCAAGATCGTCGACTTCggcagctcctgccagctgggccaGCGG ATCTACCAGTACATCCAGAGCCGCTTCTACCGCTCGCCGGAGGTGCTGCTGGGCATGCCCTACGACCTGGCCATCGACATGTGGTCTCTGGGCTGCATTCTGGTGGAGATGCACACGGGGGAGCCTCTCTTCAGCGGCTCCAACGAg GCAGACCAGATGAACAGGATTgtggaggtgctggggctgccgCCCCCACACATGCTGGAGCAGGCGCCGAAGGCCCGGAAATACTTCGACAAGCTGCCCGAGGGGGGCTGGGCCCTCAAGAAGAACAAGGAGGTCAAAAAG GAATACAAGGTGCCGGGCACACGGCGGCTGCATGAGGTGTTGGGGGTGGAGAGCGGCGGACCCGGGGGGCGCCGGGCGGGCGAGCAGGGCCACTTGCCCTCGGACTACCTGAAGTTCAAGGACCTGGTGCTGCGCATGCTGGACTACGAGCCGCGCAGCCGGATCACGCCCTTCTACGCCCTGCAGCACAACTTCTTCAAGAAGACCAGCGATGAGGGCACCAACACCAGCAACAGCAACTCCACCAGCCCGGCCATGGAGCACAGCCACAGCACCAGTACCACCAGCTCCGTCTCCAGCTCGG GCGGCTCCAGTGGCTCTTCCAATGACAACCGCAACTACCGCTACAGCAACCGCTACTACGCCAGCACGGTCGCCGCCCACACCGACTGCGAGATGCAGAGCCCCCAG gctcctccccagcagcagcagccgcgcCTCTGGGCCGGGGGGGATGTCCCGGCGCCGCCCAGCGACGGCTACCCGCCGATCTTACCTCACAAGCCCACGCCCAGCCAGCCGGCGGCACCGCACTTCCACGGGGCGGGCCCACACCCGCTCTTCCAGCCGGCCGGGCGCACCCACTACCACCGCCCGCCCGTCTCACCCCACGGCACCGAGTGCATGGAgctgggcccgggcccccggcACCTGGACTGCGCCCCTTTCGGCTCGTCGGCCTTCCGGACTAGAGCGGCGGTGGGGGGGCGGGCGGGCGAGGGGGGGCTGCCGCTGGCCTACCCCCCCCACCTGCGCAGCCGGGCGGAGCCCGAGGACTCGGCGCCCATGCTGGGCGTGTGCGTCCCGCAGAGCACGGCAGCCAGCTCTTGA
- the LOC117889098 gene encoding dual specificity tyrosine-phosphorylation-regulated kinase 1B-like isoform X2 — MSSQHGHAPFSSIQSMADHPQILPDLSVLQRRIPQTFRDSATAPLRKLSVDLIKTYKHINEVYYAKKKRRAQQVPPEDSSTKKERKVYNEGYDDDNYDYIVKSGERWLERYEIDSLIGKGSFGQVVKAYDHHDQEWVAIKIIKNKKAFLNQAQIELRLLELMNQHDTEMKYYIVHLKRHFMFRSHLCLVFELLSYNLYDLLRNTNFRGVSLNLTRKFAQQLCTALLFLATPELSIIHCDLKPENILLCNPKRSAIKIVDFGSSCQLGQRIYQYIQSRFYRSPEVLLGMPYDLAIDMWSLGCILVEMHTGEPLFSGSNEADQMNRIVEVLGLPPPHMLEQAPKARKYFDKLPEGGWALKKNKEVKKEYKVPGTRRLHEVLGVESGGPGGRRAGEQGHLPSDYLKFKDLVLRMLDYEPRSRITPFYALQHNFFKKTSDEGTNTSNSNSTSPAMEHSHSTSTTSSVSSSGGSSGSSNDNRNYRYSNRYYASTVAAHTDCEMQSPQAPPQQQQPRLWAGGDVPAPPSDGYPPILPHKPTPSQPAAPHFHGAGPHPLFQPAGRTHYHRPPVSPHGTECMELGPGPRHLDCAPFGSSAFRTRAAVGGRAGEGGLPLAYPPHLRSRAEPEDSAPMLGVCVPQSTAASS, encoded by the exons ATGTCGAGCCAGCACGGTCATGCCCCCTTCTCCAGCATCCAGTCCATGGCTGATCACCCGCAG ATCCTGCCAGACCTGAGCGTCCTGCAGAGGCGAATCCCCCAGACCTTCCGCGACTCGGCCACGGCGCCGCTGCGCAAGCTCTCCGTCGACCTCATCAAAACATACAAGCACATCAATGAG GTGTACTATGCCAAGAAGAAGCGGCGGGCGCAGCAGGTGCCCCCCGAGGACTCGAGCACCAAGAAGGAGCGCAAGGTGTACAACGAAGGCTACGACGACGACAACTACGACTACATCGTCAAGAGCGGGGAGCGCTGGCTGGAGCGCTACGAGATCGACTCGCTCATCGGCAAGGGCTCCTTTGGCCAG GTGGTGAAGGCGTACGACCACCACGACCAGGAGTGGGTGGCCATTAAGATCATCAAGAACAAGAAGGCATTTCTGAACCAGGCCCAGATCGAGCTGCGGCTGCTGGAGCTCATGAACCAGCATGATACAGAGATGAAATACTACATCG tgcaccTGAAGCGCCACTTCATGTTCCGGAGCCACCTGTGCCTGGTGTTCGAGCTGCTCTCCTACAACCTGTACGACCTGCTGCGCAACACCAACTTCCGCGGCGTCTCGCTCAACCTCACCCGCAAGTTCGCCCAGCAGCTGTGCACGGCGCTGCTCTTCCTGGCCACCCCCGAGCTCAGCATCATCCACTGCGACCTCAAGCCTGAGAACATCCTGCTCTGCAACCCCAAGCGCAGCGCCATCAAGATCGTCGACTTCggcagctcctgccagctgggccaGCGG ATCTACCAGTACATCCAGAGCCGCTTCTACCGCTCGCCGGAGGTGCTGCTGGGCATGCCCTACGACCTGGCCATCGACATGTGGTCTCTGGGCTGCATTCTGGTGGAGATGCACACGGGGGAGCCTCTCTTCAGCGGCTCCAACGAg GCAGACCAGATGAACAGGATTgtggaggtgctggggctgccgCCCCCACACATGCTGGAGCAGGCGCCGAAGGCCCGGAAATACTTCGACAAGCTGCCCGAGGGGGGCTGGGCCCTCAAGAAGAACAAGGAGGTCAAAAAG GAATACAAGGTGCCGGGCACACGGCGGCTGCATGAGGTGTTGGGGGTGGAGAGCGGCGGACCCGGGGGGCGCCGGGCGGGCGAGCAGGGCCACTTGCCCTCGGACTACCTGAAGTTCAAGGACCTGGTGCTGCGCATGCTGGACTACGAGCCGCGCAGCCGGATCACGCCCTTCTACGCCCTGCAGCACAACTTCTTCAAGAAGACCAGCGATGAGGGCACCAACACCAGCAACAGCAACTCCACCAGCCCGGCCATGGAGCACAGCCACAGCACCAGTACCACCAGCTCCGTCTCCAGCTCGG GCGGCTCCAGTGGCTCTTCCAATGACAACCGCAACTACCGCTACAGCAACCGCTACTACGCCAGCACGGTCGCCGCCCACACCGACTGCGAGATGCAGAGCCCCCAG gctcctccccagcagcagcagccgcgcCTCTGGGCCGGGGGGGATGTCCCGGCGCCGCCCAGCGACGGCTACCCGCCGATCTTACCTCACAAGCCCACGCCCAGCCAGCCGGCGGCACCGCACTTCCACGGGGCGGGCCCACACCCGCTCTTCCAGCCGGCCGGGCGCACCCACTACCACCGCCCGCCCGTCTCACCCCACGGCACCGAGTGCATGGAgctgggcccgggcccccggcACCTGGACTGCGCCCCTTTCGGCTCGTCGGCCTTCCGGACTAGAGCGGCGGTGGGGGGGCGGGCGGGCGAGGGGGGGCTGCCGCTGGCCTACCCCCCCCACCTGCGCAGCCGGGCGGAGCCCGAGGACTCGGCGCCCATGCTGGGCGTGTGCGTCCCGCAGAGCACGGCAGCCAGCTCTTGA